The Pseudomonas iranensis genome includes a window with the following:
- a CDS encoding DUF2339 domain-containing protein, protein MQWMFMLIGLVLGGLLDESFSGALLGALLGLVIGQALRIARLGSQAAEQQRQLEQVREALQGVAQRLFVLEGSPSHAPAPSPEAEPVAAPVDMAEQAALPPELIWELPPELEPISAVAREPSQPLPADVWRAEPAPVAPPQKPAEPRGPNLIERGISAARNWLFGGNTVLRVGVVLLFFGLAFLLRYATEGMVVPIELRYAGVAAAALALLALGWWLRRRNSNYALMLQGTGIAVLYLTVFAAMRLHPLLDPSAALGLLVAVTVFSAILAITQDALGLAAAAALGGFAAPILTSTGEGNHVALFSYFALLNAGILAIAWFKAWRLLNLIGFVGTFGIGFAWGLRSYTPELLWSTEPFLIVFFLMYLAIGLLFARRKLRDLQDAPAEADREALLQWSARKGDYVDGTMLFGPPIIGFGLQFALVQHLEFAAAFSALALGMIYMALAKVLMGGRAMLLGETCLALGVIFASLAIPLGLDARWTSAAWAVEGAGIFWLGLRQHRPFARAFALLLQLGSALAFLSQLQPGESSLLDGAPLGALMLGAALLFSFLQLRKATPEQTSPWERQGLPVLACLGLTFLYLLAPLFLFIQGTAISWALAGLATLFVGLRIQSRTFLFTAFAVQLLGGALFLLRLQTAGEDSTAVFSAGWSGLLSASLIGLALIGGMLLAARDEMVRGDVRLLRGLSVVLLAGLVLINLAVLFVLPWQTASAVWAASGLLIIWLSLYLQQRLSFVFGLLLQVVGGAAFLLAGPEWLGPLSSEGLQPLAHGGFWTPLVLGLAALIGAWRLQLGNHATAFDALSLQRLSQVLLVWGAGWWTLAWVSEILRFASPNLQGTLLLLVAAISLALWTLLSLRLKWPALGLLCTLLIPAASLVLLGAWHSRYHPAADFGWLAWPALFAVHFFSLRRLASILPARALSAAHVLGCWLLIGVLALELRYGLLLLSEQYNAWRWLGWAILPSLYLLLMAAPRTWPWPVSAFAREYRLYAAAPLAVLMLAWFWLANGVSDGNAEPLPYVPLLNPLELGLLFALFGVYVWSRSAVAQLSIRQDHADHATQMIAGVSLFAFCTALVTRAAHHWAGIPFELDQLLASMLVQAGLSIVWTLMALGLMIGGHLRHRREVWLIGAALIALVVAKLIFVELSNRGGLARIVSFIGVGVLLLVVGYFAPLPPKRVEAEPAADKPAPDTEGVAS, encoded by the coding sequence ATGCAATGGATGTTCATGTTGATCGGGCTGGTGCTCGGTGGACTGCTCGACGAGTCGTTCAGTGGCGCGCTGTTGGGTGCGCTGCTGGGGCTGGTCATCGGCCAGGCGCTGCGCATTGCGCGCCTTGGCTCGCAGGCGGCGGAGCAACAGCGTCAACTCGAGCAGGTGCGCGAAGCCTTGCAAGGCGTGGCTCAGCGGCTGTTTGTGCTGGAGGGTTCGCCCTCGCATGCGCCTGCGCCGTCACCTGAAGCCGAGCCAGTCGCCGCACCCGTCGACATGGCTGAGCAGGCTGCCCTGCCCCCTGAACTGATCTGGGAACTGCCTCCCGAACTCGAACCGATTTCCGCCGTCGCCCGCGAACCCAGCCAGCCGCTGCCGGCCGATGTCTGGCGCGCCGAACCGGCTCCCGTTGCACCACCGCAAAAACCCGCCGAACCCCGTGGCCCGAACCTGATCGAACGCGGCATCAGCGCTGCGCGCAACTGGCTATTCGGAGGCAACACCGTGCTGCGCGTCGGTGTGGTTCTGCTGTTTTTCGGTCTGGCGTTTTTACTGCGTTACGCCACCGAAGGCATGGTCGTGCCGATCGAGTTGCGTTACGCCGGCGTCGCGGCAGCGGCGTTGGCTCTGCTTGCGCTGGGCTGGTGGCTGCGCCGACGCAACAGCAACTATGCGTTGATGCTGCAAGGCACCGGGATCGCGGTGTTGTACCTGACGGTGTTTGCGGCGATGCGTCTGCATCCGTTGCTTGATCCGTCCGCTGCACTCGGTTTGCTGGTCGCGGTGACGGTGTTCTCGGCCATTCTGGCGATTACTCAGGACGCGCTGGGGTTGGCCGCAGCGGCGGCACTCGGTGGTTTCGCCGCGCCGATTCTGACTTCTACCGGCGAAGGCAATCACGTCGCACTGTTCAGTTATTTCGCCTTGCTCAACGCCGGCATTCTTGCTATCGCCTGGTTCAAGGCCTGGCGCCTGCTCAACCTGATCGGTTTCGTCGGCACCTTCGGTATCGGATTCGCCTGGGGCCTGCGTTCCTACACGCCGGAACTGCTGTGGAGCACCGAGCCGTTCCTGATTGTGTTTTTCCTCATGTACCTCGCCATCGGCCTGCTGTTCGCCCGGCGCAAATTGCGCGACCTGCAGGATGCTCCGGCGGAGGCTGATCGCGAGGCACTGCTGCAATGGTCGGCCCGCAAGGGTGATTATGTCGACGGCACCATGCTGTTCGGCCCGCCGATCATTGGCTTCGGTTTGCAGTTTGCGTTGGTCCAGCACCTCGAATTTGCGGCGGCGTTCAGTGCGTTGGCGCTGGGCATGATCTATATGGCGCTGGCCAAAGTTTTGATGGGCGGGCGCGCGATGCTGCTGGGTGAAACCTGCCTGGCGCTGGGGGTGATTTTTGCCAGCCTGGCGATTCCGCTGGGGCTCGATGCGCGCTGGACTTCTGCGGCGTGGGCCGTGGAAGGTGCAGGGATTTTCTGGCTCGGTTTGCGTCAACATCGACCGTTCGCACGGGCCTTTGCCTTACTGCTACAACTGGGTTCGGCGCTGGCGTTTCTCAGCCAGTTGCAGCCCGGCGAGAGCAGCCTGCTCGACGGCGCACCGCTGGGCGCGCTGATGCTCGGCGCCGCCCTGCTGTTCAGTTTCCTCCAACTGCGCAAGGCTACGCCCGAGCAAACATCGCCGTGGGAAAGGCAAGGCCTGCCAGTGCTGGCGTGTCTGGGCCTGACGTTCCTTTATCTGCTGGCGCCGTTGTTCCTGTTCATCCAGGGCACGGCGATCAGTTGGGCGTTGGCCGGTTTGGCAACGTTGTTTGTCGGCTTGCGGATTCAATCACGCACATTCCTGTTCACCGCGTTCGCCGTGCAGTTGCTGGGCGGCGCGTTGTTCCTGCTGCGCCTGCAAACGGCCGGCGAAGATTCGACGGCGGTGTTCAGCGCTGGCTGGAGCGGTTTGCTCAGTGCGTCCCTGATCGGTCTGGCCTTGATTGGCGGCATGCTGCTGGCGGCGCGGGACGAGATGGTGCGCGGCGATGTGCGCCTGCTGCGCGGCTTGTCGGTGGTGCTGCTGGCCGGCTTGGTACTGATCAATCTGGCGGTGCTGTTCGTGCTGCCGTGGCAAACCGCGAGCGCGGTGTGGGCGGCCAGCGGTTTGCTGATCATCTGGCTGAGCCTGTACCTGCAACAGCGTCTGAGTTTCGTTTTCGGGCTGCTGTTGCAGGTGGTCGGCGGCGCGGCGTTTCTGCTCGCCGGCCCCGAATGGCTCGGGCCATTGTCTAGCGAAGGATTGCAACCATTGGCCCATGGCGGCTTCTGGACACCGCTGGTGCTGGGGCTGGCCGCGCTGATCGGTGCGTGGCGCTTGCAATTGGGCAACCATGCCACGGCTTTTGATGCCTTGAGTTTGCAGCGCTTGTCGCAAGTGCTGCTGGTCTGGGGCGCCGGTTGGTGGACGCTGGCGTGGGTCAGCGAAATCCTGCGTTTCGCCTCGCCGAACCTGCAAGGCACATTGTTGCTGCTGGTCGCTGCGATCAGTCTGGCGCTGTGGACGCTGTTGTCGCTGCGCTTGAAATGGCCGGCGCTGGGGTTGCTCTGCACCTTGCTGATTCCTGCGGCGTCGCTGGTTTTGCTCGGCGCTTGGCATTCGCGTTACCACCCGGCCGCCGACTTCGGCTGGCTGGCGTGGCCGGCGCTGTTCGCGGTGCACTTCTTCAGCCTGCGCCGCTTGGCGTCGATCTTGCCGGCGCGCGCATTGAGCGCGGCCCATGTGCTCGGTTGCTGGCTGCTGATTGGCGTGCTGGCGCTGGAGTTGCGTTACGGCCTGCTGCTGTTGTCCGAGCAGTACAACGCGTGGCGCTGGCTGGGCTGGGCGATTCTGCCGAGCCTCTATCTGTTGCTGATGGCTGCTCCCCGTACGTGGCCGTGGCCGGTGTCCGCGTTTGCCCGCGAGTACCGCTTGTATGCGGCGGCACCGCTGGCGGTGCTGATGCTGGCGTGGTTCTGGCTGGCCAATGGCGTCAGCGATGGCAATGCCGAACCGTTGCCTTACGTGCCGCTGCTCAACCCATTGGAGCTGGGGCTGCTGTTTGCGCTGTTCGGCGTTTATGTCTGGTCGCGCAGCGCCGTTGCGCAGTTGTCGATCCGTCAGGATCATGCCGACCACGCCACACAGATGATCGCCGGAGTTTCGCTGTTCGCCTTCTGCACCGCGCTGGTCACCCGCGCGGCGCATCACTGGGCCGGCATCCCGTTCGAGCTTGATCAACTGCTCGCGTCGATGCTGGTGCAGGCCGGCCTGTCGATCGTCTGGACGTTGATGGCGCTGGGACTGATGATCGGCGGCCATCTGCGCCATCGCCGCGAAGTGTGGCTGATCGGCGCGGCGCTGATTGCGCTGGTGGTGGCCAAACTGATTTTTGTCGAACTGAGCAACCGTGGCGGTCTCGCCCGGATCGTCTCGTTTATCGGTGTCGGCGTATTGCTGCTGGTGGTGGGCTACTTCGCGCCGCTGCCACCCAAACGCGTCGAGGCCGAACCGGCGGCGGACAAACCCGCGCCGGATACCGAAGGAGTTGCATCTTGA
- a CDS encoding DUF3999 domain-containing protein — MSRMLNLGWLALGVVMVAGAQEKPADFATQVPLTVSGNGPWYRLDLPLSAQLQARQTDLSDLRVFNAAGEAQAYALARESAQTRDDGKLHEVKWFPLYNAADASERAPNVRVQSTTNGTLVEVQPSSQLEAGEEVLRGWLLDASAIKAPLQQLVLDWTSERDGFQRFSIEASDDLQHWQSWGEGQVARLTFSDERIEQHEVTLPGQTARYVRLLWESPGSAPVLTSAQLKSSDPRNLPLPLVWSPSVAGSSTKSGEYTWQLPMGLNVERVQIELKQPNSLAPVTLAGRRESNLPWQTLSSGLLYRLSQNNQDVVQNEIPLSGQTVQQLKLTVDERGGGLGEQAPDLKYAVRATQVIFLARGEGPYSLALGNATVKTANLPLATLIPDFKPEKLASLGKATVQDEAVATQTSTATTAAVAGTNWKKFGLWAVLLLSVVFLGAMAFSLLRKPPANT; from the coding sequence TTGAGTCGCATGCTGAATCTGGGGTGGTTGGCGCTGGGCGTGGTGATGGTCGCTGGCGCTCAGGAAAAACCGGCGGACTTCGCCACGCAAGTGCCGTTGACGGTGAGCGGCAATGGCCCGTGGTATCGCCTCGACCTGCCGCTGAGCGCGCAATTGCAGGCGCGCCAGACCGATCTCAGCGACCTGCGTGTGTTCAACGCCGCCGGCGAAGCTCAGGCCTACGCCTTGGCTCGCGAATCGGCGCAGACCCGCGACGACGGCAAGCTGCATGAGGTCAAGTGGTTCCCGCTTTACAACGCCGCCGACGCCAGCGAGCGCGCGCCGAATGTGCGCGTGCAGTCGACCACCAACGGCACCTTGGTCGAAGTGCAACCGTCCTCGCAACTGGAGGCGGGCGAAGAAGTGCTGCGCGGCTGGTTGCTCGATGCCAGTGCAATCAAGGCACCGTTGCAGCAGTTGGTCCTCGACTGGACCAGCGAGCGCGACGGTTTTCAGCGTTTCAGCATTGAGGCCAGCGACGATCTGCAGCACTGGCAATCCTGGGGCGAGGGCCAGGTGGCACGGCTGACCTTTTCCGATGAGCGCATCGAACAGCACGAAGTGACCCTGCCGGGGCAGACCGCGCGCTATGTGCGCCTGCTGTGGGAGTCGCCGGGCTCGGCGCCCGTCCTGACGTCGGCGCAATTGAAAAGCAGCGACCCGCGCAACCTGCCGCTGCCTTTGGTGTGGTCGCCCAGCGTGGCCGGCAGCAGCACCAAATCCGGGGAATACACCTGGCAGTTGCCGATGGGGCTGAATGTCGAGCGGGTGCAGATTGAGCTGAAACAGCCGAACAGTCTGGCGCCGGTGACGTTGGCCGGCCGGCGCGAGAGCAACTTGCCGTGGCAGACGCTGAGCAGCGGTTTGCTGTATCGCCTGAGCCAGAACAATCAGGACGTGGTGCAGAACGAAATCCCGCTGTCCGGGCAGACCGTGCAGCAACTCAAGCTGACCGTGGATGAGCGCGGCGGCGGTCTGGGTGAGCAGGCGCCGGACCTGAAATATGCGGTGCGCGCCACGCAAGTGATCTTCCTCGCCCGGGGCGAAGGGCCGTACAGTCTGGCCTTGGGCAATGCCACGGTGAAAACCGCGAACCTGCCGCTGGCAACGTTGATTCCGGATTTCAAGCCAGAGAAGCTGGCGAGCCTGGGCAAGGCGACGGTGCAGGACGAAGCAGTGGCCACGCAAACCTCAACGGCGACGACGGCTGCGGTGGCCGGAACCAATTGGAAGAAGTTCGGGCTGTGGGCGGTGTTGCTGCTCAGTGTGGTGTTTCTCGGGGCGATGGCGTTCAGCCTGTTGCGCAAGCCGCCAGCCAATACCTGA
- a CDS encoding class 1 fructose-bisphosphatase, with the protein MSRVTLSRYLIEQTRSNNTPADLRFLIEVVARACKEISHAVSKGALGGVLGSMGTENVQGEVQKKLDVISNEILLEANEWGGHLAGMASEEMDNAYQIPGKYPKGAYLLVFDPLDGSSNIDINAPVGTIFSVLRCPNEYLSQNEPLNEKAFLQPGTQQVAAGYAIYGPQTMLVLTLGDGVKGFTLDREMGSFVLTHEDITIPETTQEFAINMSNQRHWEAPVQRYVGELLAGEEGPLKKNYNMRWVAAMVADVHRILTRGGLFMYPRDSREPSKPGKLRLMYEANPMSFLVEQAGGASTDGHQRILDIQPEGLHQRVAVFLGSKEEVARATAYHKE; encoded by the coding sequence ATGTCCCGCGTTACCTTGAGTCGCTATTTGATTGAGCAGACCCGCAGCAACAACACTCCTGCCGATCTGCGCTTTTTGATCGAAGTGGTGGCGCGTGCCTGCAAGGAAATCAGCCACGCCGTGTCCAAAGGCGCCCTGGGTGGTGTTCTGGGCAGCATGGGCACCGAGAACGTGCAAGGCGAAGTGCAGAAGAAGCTCGACGTGATCTCTAACGAGATCCTCCTCGAAGCCAACGAATGGGGCGGCCACCTGGCCGGCATGGCGTCCGAAGAAATGGACAACGCCTACCAGATCCCGGGCAAATACCCGAAAGGCGCATACCTGCTGGTCTTCGACCCACTGGACGGCTCGTCGAACATCGATATCAATGCCCCGGTCGGCACGATCTTCTCGGTACTGCGTTGCCCGAACGAGTACCTGAGCCAGAACGAGCCGCTGAACGAAAAAGCCTTCCTGCAGCCAGGCACTCAGCAAGTGGCCGCCGGTTACGCCATCTACGGCCCGCAGACCATGCTGGTGCTGACCTTGGGCGACGGCGTCAAAGGCTTCACCCTGGACCGCGAAATGGGCAGCTTCGTCCTGACTCACGAAGACATCACCATCCCGGAAACCACCCAGGAATTCGCCATCAACATGTCCAACCAGCGTCACTGGGAAGCCCCGGTGCAGCGCTATGTCGGCGAGCTGCTGGCTGGTGAAGAAGGCCCGTTGAAGAAGAACTACAACATGCGTTGGGTCGCGGCGATGGTTGCCGACGTCCACCGCATCCTGACCCGTGGTGGTCTGTTCATGTACCCGCGCGACAGCCGCGAGCCGTCGAAACCGGGCAAGCTGCGCCTGATGTATGAAGCCAACCCGATGTCGTTCCTCGTCGAACAAGCCGGCGGCGCGTCCACTGACGGTCACCAGCGTATTCTCGACATCCAGCCGGAAGGCCTGCACCAGCGCGTTGCAGTGTTCCTCGGTTCGAAAGAAGAAGTCGCCCGCGCCACGGCCTACCACAAGGAATAA
- a CDS encoding DUF924 family protein — protein MHAPWQPLLDWWFGHAESASEVAAEKGKLWFGKRNSQDLEAQTRFGVFVDQALAGELTEWTQCPEGWLAVVLLLDQLPRMIYRDTPKAFSGDLLAQKLVAQGIAADFDRQLKPIQRVFIYLVFEHCENLAVQNEAVSRFIELVAEQPETERAVFADNLDYAERHQKVIARFGRFPHRNAVLGRESTAEELVFLSKPGSRF, from the coding sequence ATGCACGCGCCCTGGCAGCCGTTGCTCGACTGGTGGTTCGGACACGCCGAATCAGCCAGCGAAGTAGCGGCCGAAAAGGGCAAGTTGTGGTTCGGCAAGCGAAACAGCCAAGACCTCGAAGCGCAGACGCGTTTCGGGGTCTTTGTCGATCAGGCCCTGGCCGGCGAATTGACCGAGTGGACGCAATGTCCCGAAGGCTGGCTGGCGGTGGTGCTGTTGCTTGATCAACTGCCACGCATGATCTATCGCGACACCCCCAAAGCATTTTCCGGTGATCTGCTCGCACAGAAGCTCGTCGCCCAAGGCATTGCAGCGGATTTCGATCGGCAGTTGAAACCGATTCAGCGGGTATTCATTTATCTGGTATTCGAACACTGCGAAAACCTCGCGGTGCAAAACGAAGCCGTTTCCAGATTTATTGAATTGGTGGCTGAACAGCCAGAGACGGAGCGGGCGGTGTTTGCCGATAACCTGGACTATGCCGAGCGGCATCAGAAAGTGATTGCCCGATTTGGCCGGTTTCCGCATCGCAATGCGGTGTTGGGGCGGGAGTCTACGGCTGAAGAGTTGGTATTTCTTTCCAAACCTGGATCACGGTTCTAG
- a CDS encoding methyl-accepting chemotaxis protein — protein MTRNMKFSHKILLAAALVVAVAFACFIFFNDYRQRQALSSSTEATMQELGSLTTSNIQTWLESRIQLLQSLSQQVAVDGNAPASLKRIIDLPAYTGNFQLSYFGGADGVMFSVPAGNRAPDYDPRARGWYKAANSAQQTIVTEPYIAASSGKLVITVATPVQRQGQMLGVAGADIDLTSVSAIINSLNFGGHGHAFIVSAEGKILIHPNSKLVLKTLAEAYPNGAPQVSPGLKEVEFDGKTQLISFTRVNGVPSADWYVALVLDKDTAFSMLSEFRTSALIAMVIAVLIIIGLLGMLIRVLMQPLLTMGRAMHDIAEGEGDLTKRLVIHGNDEFGALGTSFNRFVERIHTSIREVSSATGQVNEVALRVVAASNSSMYNSDQQASRTNSVAAAINQLGAAAQEIAQNAALASQHSSDARSLAVDGQQVVDKTINAMQQLSAKISDSCGNIETLNSNTVNIGQILEVITSISQQTNLLALNAAIEAARAGEAGRGFAVVADEVRNLAHRTQDSAQQVQKMIEELQVGARQAVTIMTESQRESESSVGIANQAGERLGSVTQRIGEIDGMNQSVATATEEQTAVVESINVDINEINTLNHEGVENLQATLRACSDLEQQAARLKHLVGSFRI, from the coding sequence ATGACCAGAAACATGAAATTCAGCCACAAGATTCTGCTGGCTGCTGCCCTCGTGGTGGCCGTTGCGTTCGCCTGTTTCATCTTCTTCAACGACTATCGCCAGCGTCAGGCCTTGAGCAGCAGCACCGAAGCGACCATGCAGGAGCTGGGCAGCCTGACCACCAGCAACATTCAGACGTGGCTGGAAAGTCGCATTCAACTGCTGCAATCGCTGTCGCAGCAAGTCGCTGTCGACGGCAACGCGCCCGCCAGCCTCAAGCGCATCATTGACCTGCCCGCCTACACCGGCAATTTCCAGCTCAGCTATTTTGGCGGTGCCGACGGCGTGATGTTCTCGGTGCCGGCCGGCAACCGCGCGCCGGACTACGATCCACGGGCGCGCGGCTGGTACAAAGCCGCCAACAGCGCGCAGCAGACCATCGTCACCGAACCGTACATTGCCGCTTCGTCGGGCAAACTGGTGATCACCGTCGCCACGCCGGTGCAGCGTCAGGGCCAGATGCTCGGCGTGGCCGGGGCCGACATTGACCTGACCAGCGTCAGCGCGATCATCAACTCGCTGAACTTCGGCGGCCACGGTCACGCATTCATCGTCAGCGCCGAAGGCAAGATCCTGATTCACCCGAACAGCAAACTGGTGCTCAAGACCCTCGCCGAGGCCTATCCGAACGGCGCGCCTCAAGTCAGCCCGGGCTTGAAAGAAGTCGAGTTCGACGGCAAAACCCAGTTGATTTCCTTCACTCGCGTCAACGGCGTGCCTTCGGCTGACTGGTACGTGGCGCTGGTGCTCGATAAAGACACCGCGTTCTCGATGCTCAGCGAATTCCGCACCTCGGCGCTGATCGCCATGGTCATCGCCGTGCTGATCATCATCGGCCTGCTTGGCATGCTGATTCGCGTGCTGATGCAGCCACTGCTGACCATGGGCCGCGCGATGCATGACATCGCTGAAGGCGAAGGCGACCTGACCAAGCGTCTGGTGATTCACGGCAACGATGAATTCGGCGCGCTGGGCACTTCGTTCAACCGCTTCGTCGAACGCATTCATACGTCGATCCGCGAAGTATCCTCGGCCACCGGCCAGGTCAACGAAGTCGCCCTGCGTGTGGTCGCTGCCTCGAACTCGTCGATGTACAACTCCGACCAGCAGGCCAGCCGCACCAACAGCGTCGCCGCCGCGATCAATCAGCTCGGCGCCGCCGCTCAGGAAATCGCCCAGAACGCCGCCCTCGCCTCGCAGCATTCCAGCGATGCGCGCAGCCTCGCGGTCGACGGCCAGCAGGTGGTGGATAAAACCATCAACGCCATGCAACAGCTGTCGGCAAAGATCAGCGATTCCTGCGGCAATATCGAAACGCTTAACAGCAACACGGTGAACATCGGCCAGATTCTCGAAGTGATCACCAGCATTTCCCAGCAGACCAACCTGCTCGCACTCAACGCCGCCATCGAAGCCGCGCGCGCCGGTGAAGCCGGACGCGGTTTCGCCGTGGTCGCCGACGAGGTGCGCAACCTCGCGCACCGCACCCAGGATTCGGCGCAGCAAGTGCAGAAGATGATCGAAGAGTTGCAGGTCGGCGCACGTCAGGCGGTGACCATCATGACCGAGAGCCAGCGCGAGAGCGAAAGCAGCGTCGGCATCGCCAACCAGGCCGGCGAGCGTCTGGGCAGCGTGACCCAGCGCATCGGCGAAATCGACGGCATGAACCAGTCGGTGGCCACCGCGACCGAAGAACAGACCGCCGTGGTCGAGTCGATCAACGTTGATATCAACGAGATCAACACGCTGAATCACGAAGGCGTGGAGAACTTGCAGGCGACGTTGCGCGCCTGTTCGGATCTTGAACAGCAGGCGGCGCGGTTGAAGCATCTGGTCGGCAGCTTCAGGATCTAA
- a CDS encoding lipocalin family protein, whose amino-acid sequence MKRLLLILFAGLVLAGCATSGVDPLAPKTVNSVNLKRYQGTWYELARLPMYFQRHCAQSEAHYTLKPDGNVGVLNRCLTPEWQWEEAKGTAYPQVPGKTDKLWVEFDNWFSRLVPGVAKGEYWVLYVSDDYKTAIVGDPSRKYLWLLSRTPTVNGVVREELLSKARQQGYDTTRLIWRASDRQMAKTSN is encoded by the coding sequence ATGAAGCGGTTATTGCTGATCCTTTTTGCTGGCCTGGTACTGGCTGGCTGCGCCACTTCCGGCGTCGACCCGTTGGCGCCCAAGACCGTCAACAGCGTCAATCTCAAGCGTTATCAGGGCACCTGGTATGAACTGGCACGCTTGCCGATGTACTTCCAGCGTCACTGCGCGCAATCCGAAGCCCATTACACCCTCAAGCCTGACGGTAATGTCGGCGTGCTCAATCGTTGCCTGACCCCGGAGTGGCAATGGGAAGAAGCCAAGGGCACGGCTTATCCGCAAGTGCCGGGCAAGACCGACAAGCTCTGGGTCGAATTCGATAACTGGTTCTCGCGCCTGGTGCCGGGTGTGGCGAAGGGCGAGTACTGGGTGTTGTACGTCAGCGACGATTACAAGACCGCCATCGTCGGCGATCCGAGTCGCAAGTACCTGTGGCTGCTGTCACGCACACCGACCGTCAACGGTGTAGTGCGTGAAGAATTGCTGAGCAAGGCGCGTCAGCAGGGTTACGACACCACACGCCTGATCTGGCGGGCGTCGGATCGGCAGATGGCCAAGACGTCCAATTAA
- a CDS encoding formimidoylglutamate deiminase: MSAFFAERALLPNGWANNVRLEVSADGLLTRIQADSSADGAERLRGPLLPGMPNLHSHAFQRAMAGLAEVAGNPNDSFWTWRDLMYRLVGKISPDQLGIIARQLYIEMLKAGYTSVAEFHYVHHDSNGQPYADPAELALRISQAASESGIGLTLLPVLYSHSGFGGQTPNDGQRRFINSTENYLNLQARLQPLLAQQKAQSLGLCFHSLRAVTPQQISEVLAASDKQCPVHIHIAEQQKEVDDCLSWSGRRPLQWLYENAEVDQRWCLVHATHANPQEVTLMANSRAIAGLCLTTEANLGDGIFPAVDFLAQGGRMGIGSDSHVSLSVVEELRWLEYGQRLRDQRRNRLYGAQQPMVGRTLYDAALDGGAQALGQPIGALEVGKRADWIVLDGNDPYLATAAGDGILNRWLFAGGDRQVRDVLVNGQWVVRDGRHADEEQSARAFTQVLRDLLG; this comes from the coding sequence ATGTCCGCCTTCTTTGCCGAACGCGCACTGCTGCCTAACGGATGGGCCAACAATGTACGTCTCGAGGTCAGCGCCGATGGCCTGTTGACCCGAATCCAGGCCGATTCCAGCGCAGACGGCGCCGAACGGCTGCGCGGGCCGTTGCTGCCGGGAATGCCCAATCTGCACTCCCACGCCTTCCAGCGTGCCATGGCTGGATTGGCCGAAGTGGCCGGCAACCCCAACGACAGTTTCTGGACCTGGCGCGATCTGATGTATCGCCTCGTCGGAAAAATCAGCCCGGATCAGCTCGGCATCATCGCCCGTCAGCTGTACATCGAAATGCTCAAGGCCGGTTACACCTCGGTCGCCGAATTTCACTACGTGCACCACGACAGCAACGGCCAACCGTACGCCGATCCGGCGGAACTGGCGTTGCGCATCAGCCAGGCCGCCAGCGAAAGCGGTATCGGTCTGACCCTGCTGCCAGTGCTCTACAGTCATTCCGGATTCGGCGGGCAGACGCCTAACGATGGCCAGCGTCGCTTTATCAACAGCACTGAAAACTATCTGAATCTGCAAGCGCGGTTGCAGCCATTACTGGCGCAGCAGAAGGCGCAATCGCTGGGCCTGTGTTTCCACTCGCTGCGGGCGGTGACGCCGCAGCAAATCAGCGAGGTGTTGGCGGCCAGTGACAAACAATGCCCGGTGCACATCCACATCGCCGAACAGCAAAAGGAAGTCGACGATTGCCTGAGCTGGAGCGGTCGTCGTCCGTTGCAATGGCTCTACGAGAACGCTGAAGTCGATCAGCGCTGGTGTCTGGTCCACGCCACCCACGCCAACCCGCAAGAAGTCACGCTGATGGCCAACAGTCGCGCAATCGCCGGGCTGTGCCTGACCACTGAAGCGAATCTGGGTGACGGGATTTTCCCGGCGGTGGATTTCCTCGCACAGGGCGGGCGCATGGGCATTGGCTCCGACAGCCATGTGTCGCTGAGCGTGGTGGAAGAGTTGCGCTGGCTTGAATATGGCCAGCGCCTGCGCGATCAGCGGCGCAATCGCTTGTATGGCGCGCAGCAGCCGATGGTCGGTCGCACCCTGTATGACGCGGCGCTGGACGGCGGTGCACAGGCACTGGGGCAGCCGATTGGCGCGTTGGAAGTGGGCAAGCGCGCGGACTGGATTGTCCTGGATGGCAACGATCCGTATCTGGCGACGGCTGCGGGGGACGGGATTCTCAATCGCTGGTTGTTCGCCGGCGGCGATCGCCAGGTGCGCGATGTGCTGGTCAATGGTCAGTGGGTGGTGCGCGATGGACGGCATGCCGACGAAGAGCAAAGCGCCCGAGCCTTCACCCAGGTCCTGCGCGATCTCCTGGGCTGA